AGCCATATGTTTTTGGTCCTACCATTACAAAGGTATTCTCTGCTACCATATTGTGCAACAGTTTCGtctgccttccttttctttttctaagcGGATCTCATATATCTTTGATGTTTGTGACTCTGATCTCTAAGATGCCTGTCCTGTGCAttgtttaaagaaaaaataaattttaaattactTTCACCATTAGCAACAGTAAAGGGATATATCGACCAAATACTGATTTAGAAGTTCATCTTGTGAATTGATGTTACATGTTTTATTAGTATCATCAAATAGCTGGAAATTTTACCTAATTGCTGCTTACAtgtttcttctcttctctttttctctttttcgttCAGTAAGGATTTCCAGTTTTGGCTTATTGCTAATGTTTTGCAAGTATATTATTAATGAGCAAATGTTGGGCAGAATATCAAATGATGCATAACAAATAAAAGTTAATTAAAATCACTTTGTGCATTGCTATAGATATATGGGTATAGTGGTACAACTTCCATTACCAAAACATATTAATAAAAAGATAGTTTTAGGTGAAATCATTCTGGAAAAGGATGTCGGTGGCTTTCGACCTCTGAATATTAGCAAGCTTTCaataaaagaaattaaatgataaaatttatGCCTTTCGACATGGCTTGCGACTCCACTacaatatttaaatttatttaagtTGATAGTATGGTTCTTGACCAGAGAAAATGtatttgttttgttttatatGATAAAGGTGAGTACTTTCATAATGTTTACTTGcttactcttttctttctttttctaactcctttttgcctatttttaatttttctttttgggtttCTGCAATAAACCTTTGCAATAGGTGATACTAGACTATGACCATACTTTCACAACACCTCGTTGCGGAAGTGAAACTGTTGAAAAAACAATCGAGCTTTCTACTTTTTACCTTTACAATAAAACTTTTATTGGATTGAGAAGGATTTGTCCTTCGAACTTCTGTTTTTGTAGAATTTGCTAAGCCAAATGGTAATTATTTTTCATGTGTTTATCTTAGCAGGCTGTCTTATCGAACTTAGGTTTCTATTAGTTGTTCTTTTTACTGCTTTCATAGGGGTTGCGCACGAGTTTACTATAAGGCCCCGtagaattttgcaaaagaaaataatgtttcgtggctcggactttttgggttgaacaatgcacgagaatcaaaagaaaaatttttggcgaaaaattataattttgcggtccaatatgcgaccgcagaatcactctgcgggccacataatggccgcagaagtgagcaggagaatggccagtctgggggcaattatgcggtcgactgtgcgaccgcataactattatgcggtgcattatgcgatcgcataacagttatgcggaccgcatagtgaccgcatacatgGACAAATTATTTTGGACGTTTGGTCTGTAATTATGCGACCATTTTACGGTCCGCATAtccgttatgcggtcgcatatgcgaccgcagaatcgttccggagctccatttatgggtttttaaaacccgaccctattttgttaaatatactctttgggctatttttgagctataatctgatattttaaagtgagagagagtgccctagagtgaaaaagagttcttcaataattgtttttcaattcttgctcaagttttggaagattaagaagggaaactcactaggtcttcatcctagaggtaagattctataccctaaccctCACTTTCGAATGTTGGGTAGAaatggataattagcaagataatttctgggcaagagggttgtttattttgcatgcatgtgttatcaaagggtgtagtaAGATTATTGAGCTAAAaatagtaaagattgggttgtgggatgatggaatcctccataaaaagggccttgaaccttaatccacacttagtatttgataaaatgctcaaatgaactagaaccatgagcatctccctaatttttggttcaatttgttatatttctacaatagattgaagttgctaagaatttcggaacatttagagtgtaaggaatcTCAAGTGAGGTATATTgactaaactcttctttaagaattggaattttcaatatccttgtaagttccgagatgttgattataaacggagtattccgataagttttgtgatgaagatatatatTTAATTCGTGCTTCCAATGATCTTAtaatattgcattataaattgaggatatgTCCCAAATTATGGATTATGtaccacatgttataatttctagtcgtgatttatgtgaaagttattatgccaagtggtacagagattgtgattgtgatatacctccacccgcatacattggggtgaggcggcatgaccgctttgtgtggggattatgatatagagattgtgattgtgatacacctccacccgcatatatattggggtgaggcggcatgaccgctttgtgtggggattatggtattgtgggactgcacctccacctgcttacattggggtgaggcggtacgaccgctttgtgtatagttttggtattggtgtggcaccaccacccgcatacattggggtgaggcggcatagccgctttgtattggtattggtatcgttgatgcattttcacccgcatacattgggggtgaggcggcatagccgctttgtgtaggttcttggtactgtggttatacatccactcgtatacattggggtgaggcggcagggccgcttgattagagttgtggtattgtatgtacacctccacctgcatacatcgggtaaggcggcggggccgctttgtgtgaagatggttacagaggatctcatcttaaatcctataaatgttattgatagcttttaataagcttgctatggtttaaagggttatctatattattctattgctgcACCGGTTCATCATAtttatcttgtatttctgaattcttaaattagtgtttagttttcatactagtactattcgacggtactaatgtcccttttgccgggggcgctgtatctttaaatggatgcaggtggttccacagcaggagatattgatcagtgatagcagcacaccttcttcccaactgacttggtgagcctcacttcatcccggggtcatgtatcttttgttctttgtgtattctgtttgaggtatagccggggccttgttgttagcattatcattgtactcatctttatctataaaggctccgtagacatagtgtgggttgtgtattggtgcttgGGAAGACAAAATATGtaatgttgtggttgtattacttgtccattgagactttaaaaatgatgaaacttttgGAAATGATTTGGTATTGTAGACGTGAACActattttgtctaattaatgaaaatatgtattatctccatttgtggatgagtttggatagaataaaatctaacagAATTGCTCGGTcggattcactcggttgagtgccgatCACGCTCCTcgatttttggggcgtgacatttacGATACACTAATGCTTCCTCAAGAGGttcaaatacattattttttacGTGTATCTCAAATAAAAAACTGTCACTCAGTTGCCTAAACTGTTTATCCGCATTTTCTTGATTCTTACAGTCCACTATACTCCTTGCCTCAACTGCGGATGCATCCTTACAAAATCGGTAATTATTCTCAAtctctatttttaaaatataataggtTTCTCGCTAAAATATGCAGTCATAAAGTTAAAATTCAGGTTATGTCCCTTCCGTACCTAAGGTGAATCTTGCTCGCACATATGTCAAGATGGTTGGTGGCAGTAATACAACTGCTTATTCAATGGAACATTGTGCTGATCAGTAACATTTTTTCCCCTACAAAATGGTGATGGCCATATAATAAAGTATTCCTATTAGCCTGTATTATTGCCTTTTCGCCGTTATCTAAGTCAGAGGCATATGGTTACCAGCCTCACTTGATAGCACCTGACAAGGTTATAGACGGCTAAATGAAGGGGccttaaattaatttaaaggACCACCTGAAGCCTCTGTTGATGGTGTAAGTagtttttcaaaatttatattGGTCAAGTACTTAATGCTTGTTATCGACGCTAACTTTATATGCAACTAACCCTTGAAACTACGTATCATGTTCACTTTGTGTTGTAGGAAATAGTGAGGAAATCATTTGGGGAATGTTAGGTAATGGTGACTCAAGCATCTGGGTTGAATTCTAATTTTCCTACCTCGCCTCCCACAACCCCTTTCTCccttttcctattatttttaaatgtattgGTGGAGCAGGAGTTGAAGTGGTTTCCCATTTTGCAATCAATAGCTGCAGCTCATTCTGCTTTTTACAGCTTTAAGTGACTTCACgaaaaatttatattattttgcAGACGCGTCAAAAAGCCGATCCACTTGTGCCTTTGGAAAAATAGCTTCTGCAACTACAATAAGTTCAGAAATCAGGTCCAGATTATTAAAACATTTATACATATAGGCATTTTTATTCAGTTATGAATATCTGCTATTGTGCTTTCTACAACTTTGTGCGTCCCAAATAAAACAATCATAAATCTCCGCAGACACATTGAAATCACGATCCGTTTGTGTCTTTGGAAAGAGGAATTTTGAACTATGATATATACAAGCATCAGGtccatattatttgtatattaatacatatattctTTTGAACACCATTCTAATTTTCTATCATTCTATTCATCATAGCTTTGCGCGCCCCTAactaaaaaatttatatttctcTGCAGGAATGTTAAAACCACGATCTGCTTGAACCTTTCAAAAGATGACCTATGAAACTACAATATATACAAAACACAGGTCCAGATTCTTTGTATATTTATACatgtattaattttttttttacctcaACTTTGAATTTATTTCATTATGTTTTTCATAGCTTTGCGCGTTGTGACAAGAAATTTATATTTTGCAGCTACATCGTTTGTTTTTGGCAACgtagtattatttattttaatactCCCATTTTCTTTTTGCTCGCAGTTCTGGAGAGTTACATCTTAATTTTGATTTCAAGCTACCATGGTGCACTTCAAACATAAGGAACTTCCATATCTTGTGATTACGGATGATAGAAAGGATTCAAATGCCAAATTTCTTCAAATGAAAATCAATTCTCCGGTGATTCCTGCTAATTTCCAGCTAATAACGAATCCGTTGACTATTCGCTTCATCTTTCAGAAACGTCAATGAAGGAGGCATTTGGCATTCTCGAAATTATCTCGTGCAAGGCTACCAACATGAAGGTTGTTCTGTTGAAATCGACTCATGATAAGATATTTGTATCTGCTAGCCCCAAAGTGAAGATCAACCCCATGAAGTCAAGTATTTTATGAATATCAATATTTTCTAATTTCGGAGGTataaaataaatcatcgataACATTGAGGTTCATATGAGTAATTTTGATTCACTTCAATTGAACTACTTTACTATTGTTGGGTTTTTACTTATGTTCTAAAGCTTACACCTTACGAAGTAAAATTTTCGCATTttgaattattgttgttattgtgccAACCTTGACATAAATATTTCATTGAAACAATGTGGacattaaatatttttatgtagttATTTTAGGTTAGTTTTGAAAATATCATGACCATACTTATTGGTTCATACTTATTGGTTGGTGCTAACCTTCTTTAAAGTTAAGTTCATTACTAATTCATCTTATTTTATATTATCAGTTCTAAAGAATTGCTTCCTAGGTCATCCAAAATCTCAAGTTTCTTTCGGAACAAGAAGCAATTTAATTATTGCTGGTATGACGTTCTTTAACtgtctttttactggttctataATGTATAGGATGCATAAATCATATTGTCCAAAGTTTTAAAAGTCGATGTATGAATGCATTTGTTCAATGTTTTTGCCCTTTTGCCTTGCATTTCAGCTTCGCCGATGGAGACAGTATCACCTAAGACATCGAACATTTTGGGATGTTTTGGCTTTCCCAACAGTTCTACTATAAACTTCAATGCAAATGAGCGTTTGATGATCACAATGTGCTAACTTCTTGGGGTGTATCATACTAGCTCTAGCCGTTTCGGTATTGTTTGTCAAGTCATTATTTGACTAAAAGTTTAGCTAAAATCACAACAACTACTAGAACTTCAAAAAAATAATGATGAATGACTAAGGACCAAGTATTTTGCAAGCAGTAGCTATGATATGTAGCAACAACAATGTGGTTATTTTAACATAAATGTTGTTCAATCACAATTATTTTTTCCTATGTGTCATATTTAAACTACATTCTTTCTTCACCACATGTTTTCTAATGGATAAGTCTATTTCCTCATGACTTAAATGTATGAATATCCAGTACATTTATATGTTCATAAAATAATAGTAGCATTTTAATGCTCCTTTGTGTCTACTAAATTTTTCATATAATATTCTTTTTGAAATGTTATATTTCATATTGCGCGGGTACGTATACTAGtttggattttaaaaaaaaattcaaaaataaaccAATATTTCGtaaattttcaaaagaaataagAAGGAAAGAAAGTTCCGGAAGGataaaagcaaaaaagagaaaaaatacacaAAAGGAAAGGCCACTATGTGTTAAACAGTCGTCGTCGACAGCGACCCGTCaccgacccccccccccccccccgcccctCTCCCACCTTCATTTTCATttccacttcttcttcttcaaaaaaaaaaatccgctCCCTTTTCCGCCTATTCATATATGTTCGGTTTGATTTTACGATTCTCTCTCTACAATTTCTTTGATTTCTATTTCAATATTCTGTCTCAAGAATTGCTTCCTATCCACgccataaaaatatattatctaaACCCTGAAAAAGAAATTGATTTCGAAGAAATTCAGGTGATAATGGATCGTTTTAGGGACGATGAACACAGAGAAATCCAAAAACTAAAAGCATCGATACTTAACCGATCGATGACGGTTCATACTGCCGTTAACCCAATTGAATTCCCAGAAAAGCCCGTCACATATTTCTAcccttctcctccttcaatcgAACGTAACGGCTCCGTCAAAAAACTGCACAGTTCATCGATAGGATCAATGGGAAGTTCCTTCAAAGGTACCGTTAAAAAGCTATGCTCTCTTTTCGAGTCACGTAAACCGTCAAATTTACAACCTCAAAGCCCTACGAAGCATTTGAAATCCTTCAATTCCGATTCTAGGGTTTCGTCATTTTCTGATTTCGGGATTTTCCTGCCTGGAACGGAGGACAGTGTGGTAATTTACTTTACGAGTCTTCGTGGGATTCGGAGAACGTTCGAGGATTGTTATACTGTGAGGATGATTCTTAAGAGTTA
The sequence above is drawn from the Nicotiana tabacum cultivar K326 chromosome 13, ASM71507v2, whole genome shotgun sequence genome and encodes:
- the LOC107763314 gene encoding uncharacterized protein LOC107763314: MFGLILRFSLYNFFDFYFNILSQELLPIHAIKIYYLNPEKEIDFEEIQVIMDRFRDDEHREIQKLKASILNRSMTVHTAVNPIEFPEKPVTYFYPSPPSIERNGSVKKLHSSSIGSMGSSFKGTVKKLCSLFESRKPSNLQPQSPTKHLKSFNSDSRVSSFSDFGIFLPGTEDSVVIYFTSLRGIRRTFEDCYTVRMILKSYRVKIDERDISMDSAYKKELQNVLGEKSVTLPQVFVKGKYIGGAEVIKQMNEVGELAKLLRGLPLRPPGYTCEGCGDVRFLPCSNCDGSRKYFDEDEAQLRRCPECNENGLVRCPLCCS